The genomic interval TCAATTATCATGATTTTACGATGGTTTCGATAATTGATATTTAAAAATTTTCGTTTTAATTTAATGAAAGGAATGATTTCTCCTCCAAGTTTAATAAAATTATTAAAATATTTCTTTTTCATTTGAAAGGAACCTAATGAATCATATAATATTTTAACATCTACATTTTGTTTTAATTTCTCTTCCAATTTTTTAATTATTGATTTACCTATTTGATCTGTATTAAAAGTATAAAAACTAATATGAATATAATGTTCAGCTCGTTCAATTTCTTCAAACATATCTTCAAATAATAAATCACCATTATTAAATAACCTAACTTCATTATGTTGAGTTACTGTAATTGATTTAACCGTTTGAATATGTTTTTCATCAATTTCTCTTTTTTTTATCAATTGACGTCTAATTTGTTCATCAGAAACAATTAACAAATAGATAAACGGTGTGAAAAAAGGAAAAATAATAATTAATAGAAATGTGTATGTCATATTTGAAAGGTTAATATTTTGCTTGAATAATATTTTTAGCCCGAAAAAAAAATTTAACAAGTAAATTGCGATAAGGATATATAATAAGTGATCCATAAACTACCTTCCTTATATAAAAAAGTATCTTAATATAGATAATTCTATATTAAGATACCAAATTTTTTAAAATATATGTATTCTTTATTTCATTTGTAAGATTTGTTTAGCGATTGATAAGTAGACCAATCCATTAGGTTCATCTAGACCATAGATTGAGTGATGACCGGTCGTTGGTTGTGCAATTTCTAGTTGTCCTAAAAGAGGAACATCTAATTGTTTTGCGACTACTTCTCCGCCACCTTGACCAAATATGAGCTCATGTTTCTTGTTTTCAGGATTACTAAAGTATGACATGTTTTCAATGACACCAATAATTTCATGTTTTAATTGTCTTGCTCCAAAACCTGCTTTAACAGCGATTGTAGAAGCAGTAGGGTGAGGAGTTGTCACAACAATCATTTCACATTGAGGAATTAGTGATTGAATATCTAATGCTACATCGCCTGTTCCTGGAGGTAAGTCTACAAAAATATATTCAATATCATCACTCCAATTGACATCATATAAGAAATGTTCAAGCATTTTGTGAAGCATGGGTCCACGCCACATTAATGGCTTATTATCATCAATAAAGAAAGCAGTTGATATGACTTCAACATTGAATTTTTCAAAAGGGATAATTTTTTCATCTTCGGTACCTTTAGGATGAATTATATCTAAGTCCATTACACTTGGGATGGATGGGCCATAAATATCTGCATCAATAAGACCAACTTTATGACCTAATTTCGCAAAAGTTACCGCTAAATTAGCAGTAATGGTAGATTTACCAACCCCACCTTTTCCTGATGCAATTCCTATATAACGAACTTTTTTTTCTTTATCTAAGACTGTACCTTTTTCCTTAGAATTCAATTCTTCAATTTCTAATTTTAATCCAGAAAAGCCTAAGTCTAATTTAATCAATTTTGTTAATTGTACTTTAAACTGTTTTGCTTCATTGGTATCTTTTTTTTCAAGCGCAATAACCATAACTGCTTTATTATTTTCTTCATCAATGCCAACATAGCGAATACCACCGGTTGCTTTTAAGGTTTTATTACATGTTGGATCAATTAATGTTTCAATTTTTTCTTGTAATAGTTCTTTTGAAACCATATTATCATCCTTTCAGTTTTCTTCTTTATTATTTTATCACTATCATCTGTAAAAATAAACCAATATACTTTAAATTAATCAGGATAAATTATAGGTATTTTTCTTTCTCTTTCACAATCAACTAGATGGTATATTTCACTTGCCCGTAAATCTATTTTTAATAAATTATGATTGTTTCTATTTTTATTCGTTATGATAGGTACTTGACTAGTTTTTTTGAGTTGCTTTATATCATGGGTTTTCTTTTCTTTAAATCCTAAAATACGTACATATTGAGGCCCATTCCATATATTCCATTTTTGAACTTCTTCTTTTGTTACATGGTTTAAGACATGGGTTAATAAACGCTGGATTTTCCCTTTTGTATAGCGTTTAGATACTAATGAGGAAACGAATTGATTATAATTAGTTTCTTTTTTAATATGTTGAATCATCGCATTTTCTATGCCTTCGTTTATATCATGAATTTCCTTTAGAGCATGTTTTTGACTGGTTATTTGATATTTTAAATAAGGAAAATAATCATTCCAATAGTGGAGTTTTGTCTTGTTCAACATTTGTTTAGTATAATCAGGTATCACATGATCTACATTTTCTTTTTTCATTAACGCCTTTCGAATACTTGTTGCACTAGCGATTTCCTCATGAAGGATTTCTTGATCGTTATAATTAGATTTTCTTCGTTTAATCGTCTTAAATGCGATATTTTTATTGATATGAAGTATATTTCTGATGTATTGAATCCCTAATAAATCATTTGCTAAAAGATCTGTATTTTTATTTGTGATTATTTTTAGTGCTTTACTACAAGCTTCAGGATAACTATAACCATCATTCATAATACTTTTTAATAATTCATTAAAATGTGGATGATCAATCTTTGTTGCTAGTTCTAATAAAGTACTACTATCATTTGATTCGCTTCCAAAAATTATCTCATCAACACCACAATGATTTAAAATAGAGATAGCACCTAAACTAAATAAATCAGCATGAGAAACTGCATATAGATATGGTAATTCAACAACAACATCCACACCAGCTTGTAAAGCAAGTTTCGTACGAATTTCCTTACTGATAAGACTAGGTTGTCCACGCTGAACAAAATTACCACTCATAACAGCGATTAATAAATCACATCCACTTATTTTTTTAACTTGATTAAGGTGATATACATGTCCATTATGTAAAGGATTGTATTCAACAATAATACCACAAATTTTCATAATCTCACCACACCTGTTAGAATTACTTCTCATTATAATATTATCTTTACAATTAGTAAATATTTAATACTAAATTAAAAATGATTAAGACTAAATGAATGGAGATGTGTTATAATAAAAAAGTATAAATTTATACGAACTCTATAAAAAAAGTTGACATTTTCGTATAAAAAATATATAATTTTACTGTTGTATAGAGGTGATTATCTTGAAGTATTATATCAATGAATTGATGAAACATGGCACAACACCATTTGAAATCAATGAATCAGTAGATTTTTCTTCAATTGCTTCACAACATCACGAGATAAGAAAAATGTCTAAAGTTGTAATTGCAGGTAAAGGACAATTATCAGGTGAAGATGTGATATTTGATTTAAATATTAAATGTGATTTAATATTGCCTTGTGCCTTAACATTAGAGGATGTTAAATATCACATGGATTTTGATACCAAAGAATTCTTTACCTTTAAAGAGCATGCTAAAGAGGAAGATTATGACTATGATATGACAATCGTTAAAGGTCAAACGATTGAAATAGCACCTGTTATTTGGCAAAATATTATTGTTAATATTCCTCAACGTGTTGTTAGTGAAAATGCATATAACAAGATGCCTAAAGAAGGAGAAAATTGGCAAATAGTTGATGAAAATAATCAGGAAAATAAAATCGATCCTCGATTTTCTATATTGAAAGACCTACTAAAAAAATAAAGAGGAGGTGCTAACAATGGCTGTACCTTTTAGACGTACATCAAAAACTGCTAAACGTAAAAGAAGAAGTCATTTCAAAATTTCTATTCCAGGAATGGTAAAATGTCCTAATTGTGGTGAATATGTAAAACCTCATCATGTTTGTGGTGAATGTGGACACTATAACGGAAAAGAAGTTATATCTGTTGAAACTTCTGAATAATGAAGCGCGTTGAGTAATCAGCGCCTTTTTTATTGTTTTATTTATCTGAAATCATAGACGAAAATATATTCCAAAAATTGACAATATTATTGAAAAATGATGTCATTAGTTATATTTGTTGAATTTAAGTGTGTTGAGTAATCAGCACATTTTTTATATATAGTTACATTATTTCAATGTGCAACCATTGATTTGTAAAAAAATGTCGAAATTTTTGTATCAATAAAAGTCAACATTTATTGAAAAATGATGTCAATATATAATATAATGTAATCAAATTTAACAAATAAAGTATAATTATAAACAATAGAGGTGATACTTATGCCACTTGATGAAACCATAATCTCAATTACTTATCAATCCTTATTATTATTTGTTTTAATTATGGCTCTTAGCTTTTTATATAAAGGAAAAACCTATACTCAATATTATAAAAAAAGTTTAATCATTTTATTACCAGTTAATCTGGTGATATTTTTAATGTACTTTTTAGGTATTTCCCAATTATTATCTGTTTTTATCATCATTTTTACATTAAATATTATCTATTTAGGATTAAAAAATGCGCTTTTTCTTTACTTATTCTTAGTATTGGAAAATTTATTGTTTGTTTCAAATTATACTCTATTAATAGCCTACCTTTTTATGATATTAATTACCCATTTTAACTTAAATTTGATTAAAAATTACCGAAAAAAAATAACTGTTGGCTATTTTTTATCATTTGTCTTTTTAAATGCAGAACTATTTTTATCTCACCTTACTTATGATTACTATGTTCTGTATAATATTTCATGTTTTATCATTTGGACTTTAATTATTCATCTTGTTTTATTCTTAAATAAAAGAAATCGGAATATTGTTTTACATAAAGTAAATCTATTTAATGATAAAAAGACAAATATAAGTAATTATTGTTGTTTGCTAAATCAGTCCTTACAATTTTTAAAGAATAAGGATACTAATATTTCACTAATTTTAATTAATATTGATCGATTAAAAGCGATTAATAAATTGTATGGAGATTACTGTGGTGATCAAGTGATAAAAATTGTAGCTAATAGTATAAAAAAGAATGTAGAAGAATATGGAAATGTTTATCGGTTAGATGGAGATACATTTTGTGTTGTTTCTATAAATGAAAAATTTAAAATGATGCAAACTATTTCTGAAAGAATTAGATTAGAAGTTGCGATAAAAGATTTAATTATTGATAATAATAAGATTAATCTCTCTGTTTCTATCGGAGGGTATTATGGTAAGATAGAGAGTAAAAACATCGATGATTATATCGAAGTAGCATATGATTCATTATTAAATTCAAAATACAATGGAAGAAATCGTGTCTTCTTAAATAACCACATGGATTATTATCCTAAGGTAATGTAATTTTTTGAAAGATATGGTATAATATTCCACACGGAGGTAATGAATATGAAATTAAATAAATTTATTGACCACACAGCATTAAAACCACAAACAACGGTACAAGACATTGTTAAATTGTGTGAAGAAGCAAAAAAATATGATTTTAAATCAGTTTGTGTAAATCCTACGCATATTCAACATGCGAAAGAATTATTGAAAGGGACTGATGTATTAGTTTGTACAGTCATTGGTTTTCCTTTAGGGGCAAACACAATTGAAACAAAAGTATTTGAAACCCAAGATGCTATTACTAAAGGTGCAGATGAAATTGATATGGTCATTAATATTGGTAGAGCAAAAATTAATGACTTTGAATATATTGAAAAAGAGATTCGTTCTGTAGTAGAAAGTAGCACTGGTAAAACAGTTAAAGTTATTTTAGAGACTTGTCTGTTATCAGATGAAGAAATCGTAAGATGTTGTCAAGCAGCCAAAGATGCTAAAGCTCAATTCGTTAAAACCTCAACTGGATTCTCTACTGGTGGAGCAACCGTACATGACATTCAATTAATGAGAAAAACTGTAGGCGAGTTAATGGGTGTTAAAGCATCTGGTGGTGTTAGAAGTAAAAAAGATTGTCTTGAAATGATTGAAAATGGGGCAACAAGAATTGGTGCTTCTAGTGGTGTTAAAATCATGGAAGATGAAACAGTAAGTGATGATACTAATTATTAGGAGGAATAAAAGATGACTATACCTACCCCCCATATTGAAACAAAAGAAGCAAATTTGATTGCTGAAACGGTACTTCTTCCAGGAGATCCGTTACGCGCTAAATTTATCGCAGAAAACTTTTTAGAAGATGTGAAGCAATTTAACGCAGTACGAAATATGTTTGGTTTTACAGGAACTTATAAAGGGAAAAAAATATCTGTGATGGGTTCAGGCATGGGGATGCCTTCTATAGGGATATATAGCTATGAATTAATTCATTTTTATGGAGTGAAAAACTTAATTCGTGTTGGATCTTGTGGAGCAATGCAACCGAATATGAAACTATATGATTTAGTATTTGGAATGAGTGCTTCAACAAATTCTAATTATTTACATCAATATCAATTGCCAGGAACATATGCTCCTACTGCTAGTTTTGAACTTTTACAAAAAGCAGTCAACCAAGCCGAAAAATTTCAATATCCATATCATGTAGGAAGCATTTTATCTAGTGATGTATTCTATGATGATGATAATGAAAGTTGGAAAAAATGGGCTAAAATGGGTGTTTTATCTGTTGAAATGGAAGCAGCTGCTTTATATGCAAATGCTGCCAGAGCAGGTGTAAACGCTTTAACAATATTGACTGTATCAGATTCATTAGTTACACATGAATTAACTTCATCTGCTGAAAGACAAACAGCTTTCACAAAGATGATGGAAGTAGCTTTAGAGTTAGCTTAATATAAAAATAACTTAAGGTTGGTAACTTCTACCAACCTTTATATATTGTAAAATTTTATTATTTGCGAATAATATGTAGTAGGATTAAACGAGGTGAAATAATGCAACGGATAAATTATAAGATTAATGGACTAAATGTTATTTTTATTAAAACTGATAAATTTAAAACAACTGATTTTATACTAAATTTTCGTAATTATTTAAATGGAGATACGGTTACAAAAAGAGCCTTAATTCCATATGTTTTAAAAGCTGGAACTCAAAATTATTCAACCAAAAAAGAAATTAATGAAAAATTAGAAACCCTTTATGGAGCTTCTTTAGGTATTTCAATTAATAAACAAGGGTTAATGCAAATTCTTTCGATGCGAATGTCTATAATAAATGATACTTATTTAATGACTAATTCAACATTATTAGAGGATGCTTTTCAATTTTTCCATGAGGTAATTTTTAATCCAAAATGTGAAAACAATGTTTTTTCTGAAAAAATTGTTTCAGAAGAAAAACGTTTATTAAAGGCACAATTTAATGCTTTATATGATGATAAAATTCGTTATGCTTATGATAAATTAATTGAAGAAATGTGTAAGGATGAAAATTATCGAATTAAGGCATTAGGACGTATTGAAGATATCGATTCTATTGACCCATCAAATCTTTATTCAGTTTACCAAGATATTTTAAAGAATGATACAGTTGATTTACTAGTGATTGGTGATATCGATAAAGAACGACTTAAAGGTTTAATTGAAAAACATTTATCTTTTAATGACCGTCAAGAAATTAAAGAAGTGGTTGATACACAAACTAAAGAAATTGATAAAGTGAATAAAATAGTTGAGTCTCAAGAACTTAACCAAGCAAAACTAAATATTGGTTTTAGAACAAATGTTAATGGAAAAGATAATGATTATTATCATTTACTTTTAATGAATGCGATGTTAGGTGTCTATCCTCATTCATTACTATTTAGAAATGTTAGAGAAAAAGCAAGTTTATGTTATTACATATCAAGTAATATCGATAAAGCTAAAGGAATTATGATTATCTATGCAGGAATAAATAAAAAAGATTTTGATCAAGCATATAAACTGGTTTTAGATCAGATTAATAAATTAATCACCGGTGATTTTGATGAAGCACTTATGAATAATTCTTCAAAAGCATTAGTAAATGATTTACTACAAATGAGTGATAATCCAATAGCAGTACTTGCAAGTGAATACTCACATTTACTCTATGATGAAATCTTTGATATCAATTCAATTATCGAAAAAATAAAAGCAGTCACAAAAGAAGATATACAAAAAGTTGCACAAAAATTAAAAGAAGACACAATCTTCTTTCTTACTAAAGAAGAGGTGAATGAGTAATGGAAAAAATGGTTTATGATAATCTAAAAGAAACGGTTTATTATGAGAAATTAGATAATGGATTAGAAGTATATATGCTACCTAAAAAAGGGTTTAATAAGTTTTATGCTACTTTTACAACGAAGTATGGCTCAATTGATAACACCTTTATACCAATTGGGAAAAAGGACTATATAACAGTTCCAGATGGTATCGCTCACTTTTTAGAACATAAAATGTTTGAAAGTGAATCAGGGGATGCCTTCGAGAAATTTACTGAGTATGCTGCTAATTCAAATGCCTATACTGCTTTTAATAGAACAGCTTATTTATTTTCTTGTACTTCCTATTTTGAAGAAAATTTAAATTTATTGCTTGATTTTGTTCAAGATCCGTATTTTACAGATCAAAACGTTGATAAAGAAAAAAATATTATCGCTCAAGAAATCAGTATGTATGATGATAATCCTGATTGGCAATTATATTTTGGAACCATTGAAAATATGTTTAAAGAAAATGGCGTAAGGGTAGATATAGCTGGAACAGAAGAATCAATCTATCAAATCACAAAAGAATTATTATATGAGTGTTATAATACTTTCTATCATCCTGCAAATATGTTGTTATTTGTTGTAGGAGATATGGATATTGACCAGACCATTGAACTTATAAGAAATAATCAAAGTAAAAAAGATTTCAAACCATTTGAAAAAGTAGAGAAGAAATTTGTTTTTGAATCTAATGAAGTTAATCAAAAACAAACCCTTACCAAAATGGATGTTTCAACACCAAAAGTGGCTGTTGGAATAAAAAATAATGAATCAAGATTCCAAGGTAAGGAATTAATGAAATATGAAATAGCTTTAGATATTATTTTTGACTATTTATTTAGTAAAAGTTCAACTAATTATCAGCAATTACTCGATGATGCATTAATAAATAATACCTTCAGTTATGAGTTAACAATAGAATATTCTTATGGATTTGGTATCATTAGTAGTGATACTGAAAAACCAGATGAGTTAACTAAACGCTTGAAAGATATATTAATCAACGCAAGACATATGAAAATGAGTGAAGAAGAGTTTACGAGAAGAAAAAATAAATTATTAGGTGCTTCAATAAAGTCATTCAATTCGCCTGATGCTATCGCAAATTCATTTACAAGATATAAATTTAATGGAATGAATATGTTTGATGCGATTAAAGAATATGAAAAATTAACATTGGCTGATATAGAAGAAGTACTTCCATTCTTTGATGAAAGAGCGATTACTACAAAAGTTATTATGCCTAAATAGTATCATTGAAAAACTGTGTTAGCGATAATACAGTTTTTTATATCTGTTTCATTTTGTATTTTTTTCTATTCGCTTTAAATCTTAGATGTGTTATAATAGAATAATAACAGTAAATGGAGGATATGATGAAACAATATATAGATTTATGTCGACATATTTTAGATAAAGGTACCCTAAAAGAAGATAGAACAAGTACGGGAACTATCTCAACATTTGGTTATCAAATGCGATTTGATTTAGCGAAAGGGTTTCCTCTGTTAACAACAAAAAAATTACATTTAAAATCGATTATCCATGAATTATTGTGGTTTATTTCAGGTGATACAAATATCAAATATTTACAAGAAAATGGGGTAAGAATTTGGAATGAATGGGCAGCTGATAATGGAGATTTAGGTCCTGTCTATGGACATCAATGGCGTCATTGGGATTCATCTGATGGATCAGTGATTGATCAATTATCTGATGTGATTAAGCAAATAAAAACAAATCCTAATTCCAGACGTATGATTGTATCAGCATGGAATGTAGGTGATTTAAATAAAATGGCACTACCACCATGTCATTTGTTATTTCAATTTTACGTGAATGATAATAAATTGTCCTGCCAATTGTATCAACGTTCTGCTGATGTATTTTTAGGTGTTCCATTTAATATTGCATCTTATAGTTTATTAACAATGATGATTGCACAGGTTTGTGATTTAGAATTAGGGGAATTTATTCATACCATAGGTGATGCTCATCTTTATCAAAATCACCTTGAACAAGTCAATATTCAATTATCAAGAGAGCCTCGTGACTTACCACAAATGGAAATTAATTCAGAAATCAAATCAATCTTTGATTTTAAATATGAGGATTTCAAATTAAAAAATTATAATCCTCATCCACATATAAAGGGAAAGGTTAGTGTCTAATATGTTGTCCATTATTGTAGCGTTTGATAAAAATCAATTGATTGGCAAAGATAATAAAATGCCTTGGCATTATCCTGAGGATTTAAAGTATTTTAAAGAAGTAACGTGGGGGAAAAAGGTAGTGATGGGTAGTAATACTTATCAATCCATTCTTGATTATTTACATAAACCATTACCTAATAGGCATAATATTGTTATTACTTCTAAAAAAGATAAATATCCTGAGATAGAATGCTATGAAAGTATTGAACATTTTTTAAGACAATATCACAAATCTACAGAAGAGATATTTATAATTGGCGGTAAAATGATTTATGAACAATTTATTAATCTTGTTGATCGTTTATATATAACCCATATAGATAAAACATTTGAAGGAGATACTTATTTTCCTCATTTTGATAAAGAGGATTTTAAAATTATAAACAAAAAATCAAGAGAAGAACTTAGTTTTATTATTTATGAAAGAAAGGTACAAGATAATGAATAGAGTCTATATAATGCCCAAAATAATTATTGTAACATTTATTATACTATATGTTTTTTATCCATTGACTTGGTTAAATCTTCTTATATCAATACTAATCTCAATTGGAATTGTTTTTGTGTATCAAGTATTAGAAATTACACTTCGTGGTAAATATTATATGTATTTAATTAATAAAGGTAAAGCTGTAGCAAACGAAAAAATTTACAAAACGATGCATTTATATGGTAAACTAGTTAACATTATATTAAGAATGAATGTAACTGTTTATAATTATGAACGATTTGACCCAAATAAAGCTTATTTAATTACACCTAATCATCAGAGTAATATTGATGCTACAATCATGGCAGAAACTTTTAAAGACCCAATTAGTTTTGTAGCGAAAATAGCCCTTTCTAGAATCATTGTTGTAAGAGATTGGATGAAATTATCAGGGTGTTTCTTTTTAGATAAAAATGATATGCGGAGTCAAATCAAAGTAATGAAACAAGTAGAAGGTAAGTTAAATCAGAGGAATAGTTTCGTTATTTTCCCAGAAGGTAAACGCTCATTCACACCAGAGATGAATGAATTTAAATCAGGGACATTTAAAATGGCAACTAAAACGAAGGCGGATATTTTACCTGTAACTATTAATCATGCTCACAAACTAAAAAACAACTACCCATGGCGTAAAACAGAAATTCAAGTTTATATTCATGATGCTATTTCTTATGAAACCTATCAAGATATGAGTACACAAGAAATTGCTACAATGGTTCAAAAGATTGTTGCATCTAAGATTGATTGTGACTAAATTAAAGATAGAAGTAGAAACAATGAATTAAAAATTTAAGTTATTAAGGCTCAAAATGAATTTGAGCTTTTTTTAATGAAAATGATTATTACCTAGGCAATGAGTTTAGTAAATAATTTCTGAAAAGTTCATTTAAGGAAGATTTATATGCACCTTAAAAATATTTGTGTCATAAAATAGATAATGGTTAAACTTTCATCATATTCATGATTTATATATCATAAATTATAATGATAAATAATAAATAGGAGATGAATAGAATGAAATATACAATACCATATGACGATAAGATAACTTTACCTCATATTAAAAAAATTGATAGTATTGGTATTAATGCAGATAACCTATACTATGATGCTAGAGAATTAACAGGTGAAGTTATCATAACAGGAGATTATTTACTAGATAATAGTAATGATGTCATGGAATTTAAGCATGATATTCCTGTATCTTTTTTAATTGATGATGAGTCAATTTCACCACAAATTAATATTTCTAATTTCAAATATGAATTAATTCCTGGAAGAGGGATTGAAGTTGTGTTTGATTTAGATGTAATTTTAACAGAAGAATTAGAGGAAGAAGAAGAGATTGTTCCTAGAATGAATAATGAAGAAAATGATAATCAAGATCTATTAAAAGAACAATCAGATGAAGAAGCAATTAAAGAATTTCAAGAAAAAATTGATGAGAATCTAGATACAGTACTTCAAAAGAGAAATAAAAAGAAAAAAAAGCAAAGTAAAAAAGAAGAACCGATTAAAGAGGAAGTAACCGAAAGAGAAGAAGATGATAAAGAAATTAAACTAGAAGAAGATACATTAGTTAAGGACGTGACAGAAGATATGGTAAAAGAAGAAGAACATGTAAATAGAGAAGAAGATGTGGAAGAGGAATCTGTAATTCAGGAAGAAGAACCAGCAACTCAAGCAGATGAAGAATCAGTAATTCATACAGAAGAAGAGGATGAAACTACTATCGTTCAGGAAGAAGACCCAATAAATAGGGAAGAAGATGTGGAAGAAGCAAAAGATGTTCACAAGGAAGAGGAAGAAGTTAAACAAGTAGTACAGGAAGAAACGCCTGAGGAGGAAATTTTTCAAACTAATTTACAAGCAACTGTAGCTTCTTTTGATACTGGCTTTATACCTAGAGATAATGATAAGTATACCACTTATAAAATTTTATTAGTTGAAAAAAATGAAACCATAGATGATTTATTGGATTCAAGAAATTTATCAAAATCATTAATCTGTAAAGAATATCAATTCGATGACCAAAAAATTGTATTAAAATTAGAAGATGAAAAATTATAGTCAAGCTCTCATTAATCATATAGAGAGTAATTATAATCTTAAAATTATACAAATCAGCCCAATTAATGAAGTATTAAAGATTAAGACTAACCAAAATCATGTTTATGTATTAAAAAAAGTAAAAAAAAGAGAAATTATCCAGGTTTATTACTTCTTATTATCTCAGAAGTTCACTCATTTTGTTATGCCTGAAAAAACAGTCTATAATCAAATATTTACCAGTTTTGAAAATCAACTGTATTATATGATTCCTTATTTTGATGATATCGATTATCCAATTGACAAGAAATTAATTGATTATATAGATTTATTGAATAAATTACACAAATCTACAACGATTCGGAAACATTTTAATCGACCACAATTTAATAAATTATTTAAAAAAAAGTTAAAACGATTAGATAAGCAGTTTCAACTTTTAGATTTATATATTATTGAATGTGAAAATAAAAAGTATAAATCCATATTTGATTGGACTTATTTAGTGAAGTATAATGAAATAATGTATATAAAAAACATCTTATTAAAACTTCAATCACAGATTGAAAACTTAGTAGATGATATAGATAATTATGATTATTGTATTATTCACAATAATCCATCAATTGATCATTTTATAGTAACAAATGAAAAAAATTATTTAATTAGTTTTGATCATAGTACAATTGGTTTTAAGGTACATGATTATATCAAATTATTTATTGATTATAGTGAATATGAAGTTGATTGGATGACCTTAATTATTAATGATAAAATAACAAATTTTGAGTTTAATTATTTCATTTTTAATGTCCTTTATTATATTGTAAAGAATATAGAAATCACTTTTTTAAGTAATAATAAAAATTTAGAGTCAATTAATACATTGATTCATAATTTATTTGTTTGTGCTAAAGCGATTGAATTGTATCAAAAATATGAATCAGTAAATTCTTCTTCCGAAGAGCAAGAATAAACAGACAATAATAATATGAATAATAAATAAAATAAAATTAATATAAGTAAAACAAAATAACATTAATAGAAATTGATAACAACTTAAAACTATACAATAATTTATAAGACAACATCTCCTACGAAACATAATAGAA from Mycoplasmatota bacterium carries:
- a CDS encoding insulinase family protein, yielding MQRINYKINGLNVIFIKTDKFKTTDFILNFRNYLNGDTVTKRALIPYVLKAGTQNYSTKKEINEKLETLYGASLGISINKQGLMQILSMRMSIINDTYLMTNSTLLEDAFQFFHEVIFNPKCENNVFSEKIVSEEKRLLKAQFNALYDDKIRYAYDKLIEEMCKDENYRIKALGRIEDIDSIDPSNLYSVYQDILKNDTVDLLVIGDIDKERLKGLIEKHLSFNDRQEIKEVVDTQTKEIDKVNKIVESQELNQAKLNIGFRTNVNGKDNDYYHLLLMNAMLGVYPHSLLFRNVREKASLCYYISSNIDKAKGIMIIYAGINKKDFDQAYKLVLDQINKLITGDFDEALMNNSSKALVNDLLQMSDNPIAVLASEYSHLLYDEIFDINSIIEKIKAVTKEDIQKVAQKLKEDTIFFLTKEEVNE
- a CDS encoding insulinase family protein; this encodes MEKMVYDNLKETVYYEKLDNGLEVYMLPKKGFNKFYATFTTKYGSIDNTFIPIGKKDYITVPDGIAHFLEHKMFESESGDAFEKFTEYAANSNAYTAFNRTAYLFSCTSYFEENLNLLLDFVQDPYFTDQNVDKEKNIIAQEISMYDDNPDWQLYFGTIENMFKENGVRVDIAGTEESIYQITKELLYECYNTFYHPANMLLFVVGDMDIDQTIELIRNNQSKKDFKPFEKVEKKFVFESNEVNQKQTLTKMDVSTPKVAVGIKNNESRFQGKELMKYEIALDIIFDYLFSKSSTNYQQLLDDALINNTFSYELTIEYSYGFGIISSDTEKPDELTKRLKDILINARHMKMSEEEFTRRKNKLLGASIKSFNSPDAIANSFTRYKFNGMNMFDAIKEYEKLTLADIEEVLPFFDERAITTKVIMPK
- a CDS encoding thymidylate synthase, translating into MKQYIDLCRHILDKGTLKEDRTSTGTISTFGYQMRFDLAKGFPLLTTKKLHLKSIIHELLWFISGDTNIKYLQENGVRIWNEWAADNGDLGPVYGHQWRHWDSSDGSVIDQLSDVIKQIKTNPNSRRMIVSAWNVGDLNKMALPPCHLLFQFYVNDNKLSCQLYQRSADVFLGVPFNIASYSLLTMMIAQVCDLELGEFIHTIGDAHLYQNHLEQVNIQLSREPRDLPQMEINSEIKSIFDFKYEDFKLKNYNPHPHIKGKVSV
- a CDS encoding dihydrofolate reductase, with translation MLSIIVAFDKNQLIGKDNKMPWHYPEDLKYFKEVTWGKKVVMGSNTYQSILDYLHKPLPNRHNIVITSKKDKYPEIECYESIEHFLRQYHKSTEEIFIIGGKMIYEQFINLVDRLYITHIDKTFEGDTYFPHFDKEDFKIINKKSREELSFIIYERKVQDNE
- a CDS encoding 1-acyl-sn-glycerol-3-phosphate acyltransferase, with amino-acid sequence MPKIIIVTFIILYVFYPLTWLNLLISILISIGIVFVYQVLEITLRGKYYMYLINKGKAVANEKIYKTMHLYGKLVNIILRMNVTVYNYERFDPNKAYLITPNHQSNIDATIMAETFKDPISFVAKIALSRIIVVRDWMKLSGCFFLDKNDMRSQIKVMKQVEGKLNQRNSFVIFPEGKRSFTPEMNEFKSGTFKMATKTKADILPVTINHAHKLKNNYPWRKTEIQVYIHDAISYETYQDMSTQEIATMVQKIVASKIDCD